One Spinacia oleracea cultivar Varoflay chromosome 4, BTI_SOV_V1, whole genome shotgun sequence DNA segment encodes these proteins:
- the LOC110785294 gene encoding uncharacterized protein, translating into MPNPIRAIVKPDNSPFCDEILSERMEKKKMPTCKHSGKTDPVNHLSAFGGHMMLYTNTDYVWCKVFPSTLEGIAQSWFEKIPRGTITSFRQLVILLRTQYVANISRERMTGELMSVVLGSQESLRDYISRFNMEASNIPKLQQEVAVLAMMSGLRDGEFKSYLGRKSFTTLAEVLGKANEFIKSEEIGRATSRRFVASENNYSSQNKREPYKKEYPDRRDNLQPKKDWHGTNRGRGSEFKNERRGKFNEYTPLVASRTQIFAISQEDEKWQRPPKMYNKYRDPKKYCDFHRDHGHLLHPLERQY; encoded by the coding sequence ATGCCGAATCCCATCCGAGCTATAGTTAAGCCTGATAATTCGCCCTTTTGTGATGAAATACTTTCTGAAAGaatggagaaaaaaaaaatgcccACTTGCAAGCATTCTGGAAAGACAGACCCAGTTAACCACCTCTCAGCCTTTGGCGGGCACATGATGCTGTACACCAACACAGATTATGTGTGGTGCAAAGTATTCCCCTCTACACTCGAAGGGATAGCTCAGAGCTGGTTTGAAAAAATACCTAGGGGTACTATAACCTCTTTTCGGCAATTGGTCATCCTGTTACGCACCCAGTATGTGGCTAACATTTCCAGAGAAAGGATGACAGGAGAACTTATGTCAGTCGTCCTAGGGTCGCAAGAGTCTCTGAGAGATTACATCTCCAGGTTTAACATGGAAGCATCGAATATACCCAAGTTGCAGCAAGAGGTAGCAGTTCTGGCCATGATGTCTGGTCTGCGGGATGGAGAATTTAAGAGCTATCTGGGCAGAAAGTCATTCACAACTTTAGCAGAGGTACTGGGAAAGGCAAATGAGTTCATAAAGAGTGAAGAAATCGGCAGAGCAACCTCACGCAGATTTGTGGCAAGTGAGAACAATTATAGTAGTCAGAATAAGAGGGAGCCGTATAAGAAAGAATACCCAGATAGGAGGGACAACCTGCAGCCCAAAAAAGACTGGCACGGAACGAACAGAGGCAGAGGCAGTGAATTCAAAAATGAAAGGAGAGGTAAATTCAACGAATACACTCCCCTAGTTGCATCTAGAACCCAAATCTTCGCTATCAGCCAGGAGGATGAAAAGTGGCAGAGACCACCCAAAATGTACAATAAGTACAGAGACCCAAAGAAGTATTGTGATTTCCATAGGGATCATGGCCACCTCTTGCACCCACTTGAAAGACAATATTGA